The sequence below is a genomic window from Coffea arabica cultivar ET-39 chromosome 8e, Coffea Arabica ET-39 HiFi, whole genome shotgun sequence.
ATACAATTCCCATTCATGAAATGAAGATCAACTGACTGATATTCACGAAAGCTATGCCAGCTAAAAGCTTCCACAACTCACTTGACAAGTTGGGCATGTATGATATCTATACACAACTTGAGGGGACGAATTGGAGTGAGTCATTAGTTCTTAGGTGTTGGGTGTTGATTAGTGTTGATTGTTAGTCACTGATATCTTGTTTTTTATGTATACCAATTAATTATCTAAAAGATTGTTTAGATTTGTTGTAATTTATCTTATTGATTTGTTGTATTTTATCTTATTGTAAGCCTATATATAGGTCTTGTATCATTGTAACATTTGCACGTGAAATACAAAAAACATTCCCCCCAAACTCTTTTCTTCTTAACatcactaatttttttttttgacctgaTGGGAGATTTCAAGCCTTAAAGGGAGGAAGGAGAAAAGTAAGGGGCTTGCACTAGAAAAAAAGTTTTGCAAACTAGGGACAGCATTGCTTTTATATCAAAAAGGCATGATGAGAAAGCAAACTTGGTCAGatagttataaacttataatGTTTTCATTATTTACAAGAACAATTTAGCACGTGCATGATCATATTGAGCCAATGCGATAGAGGAAATAACAAAACATTTTGTCTGTAGTTaacatttgaatatattaatGATTCGATAAATAGCATTTACAGGTGTGAGAATCTCAAGaatatttttcatcaaaaagaATATTACAACTATCATTGTTTGTCTCGAACAAAACTCAAACCTCTAATTTCTCATTCAACGGTACAAGTTGTAGATTGTCGTCATCCCTCCTAGAGCTGTTGTTGGTAGTCTTTTTCAATATATCAGATGGAACTACAAGACTTGAATGATCAGCATTTGGAACAAGAAATATCAAAGCCAATGTACCAAATCTGAGAAGATTTCTGATGAGAAGTGTTACCCACAAATTCTTGAAATTAGTTCTGGTGACATGAAATAGATGGAGAACCATCCCTCCAGCAGATTTGGAAGTAAGTGAACCAAGGCTATCAATGCACATTAACAATGCAAAAAATGTGCCCTCAATGCCTATAGGACATAATCTGCTACTCAATACCATCATTGGCATCCATCTAATTCTACTGATGATTCTTGAGACACATTCTTCCATGATTACGAAGAAGTAATCTGGAATTCCAAGAGCTAAATTCCAACGAAGCACGAAAACAAGATCAAGCATTCCTGAAGTTGCATACAGGAGCTGCGCAAAAAAGAGCAAACTTCTAAATGGATAATCTTTAAGGGTTTTGTGATATATTAGAACCCCAACAATGGATGCCAATGCACCAATTGCATAGATAATACCTACAAATTCCTGCAAAACAGGAGGAAATGTGAGTTCAGGAGCCAAAATACGGGCATATTTTCAGTGTGGGCAAAACTTGGGGTGTTTCACTCAACGGTGAAGCGCCAGACTGAGAGCCAATGGGGTTGCAGTAATCTTTCAATTaagttttatgattttaagttattgttttgaaaagtgaaattgaaagaaaaaatcctACATAACTTATTTAGCATCAATGTCAATGATTTCTTTGCAAAAAGGATTCAGATGTTTGCAATTCCAGTTTATGCCTACATACCTATATAGACACACATTTTAAACTTGAAATAGGTCCAACACATCCTTTCATAGAACTGATAACAGAGAATTATCTACTTGGGGGAAAATCTAAGGggaaaagtgaaattttgaaaattttagaggcaatcattatttatttattttaagtgCTTGACTTCAATGATATCATTGTCTCACCaatattcacaattttgagCTCAAGAGTTGGCACCTAACTGCTAACTAGCTATACTGAAATGACATATTATAGAGGTCTAGATACTAAACAGTGGAGTTTATTGTCAAAATAATTCTTCTTCCTAAACATATACTTAAagtaatttaattttaaaatttattatctTTATGATCCTTTATTGCCACTTAAGCTACATATGTGCCAGGATGGAAATAAAGATACCCTCCATTTCTCTTTCTCATCTAATATCTTCTCCAATTTTCTCTCTAAACCTTCCCgcatttttttctttcgttATCTTTCCCTTGTCAAACATAATCTAAGAAGCCAATATTTATATTAACAGCATCTAAAAAATATGCTTCTCGAGTCGATAATCttaatgcaaatgaagattATTCTCTTGTCTTTTCAAAGAGTAGGAAGGATAACACAAACAAATATGATAGCTTTGAAGTTTTTGTAATTGCTTACAATTTTCGTTGCCatttttgttgcaatttttgtatttttaaaatttattttttgaaaaaaatatatgcaataggtttgatacatttaaaaaaatttagagacCAATAATAGCAAGGTCAATAATGGTAgaatttattttagataattataaggaaattataaaagttatgcaatcttcttgtgcctctgtaataaaaaaatttaaaattttagttcATGTTGGAAACTATAAACTAgattaaaatttttcttttttgttatcTTACATGGCAATCAAGATAACTAGATGAAAACAATAATATCATTAtgggaataaaatttgaaagtgaatcacattggaaatattttttagcaaagagtgttattttggcaaaaaaaaaaactcctaaaCAGTGAGAAATTGACAAGTTCAGGGTGTATACTTTCGATTCTGGAATTCTTTAGAGTTAAATTTAGGAATTGTTATGGAGAAAAAGTTGCCATCATAACTTACTAAtgtttttccaaataaaagtgCAAAGCTAAAAGCCTTTTCTTCAAATAGGATGTATAAAGATGACCTGAGAGAATGCTGGACCAGCTTTGGGATCTGTATACCAATAGAATTGGCCTTCATGAGTACTTATGCTCAAAGCTATAGATAAGTACATGTACAGCGATGGCTTCCATACATCTGGGCACTGGATTGTCTTGCACATGCCTTTCACTGCTGTTCCCAAATTCTCAATTGCCTGCATTGCATTGAACAAGCAGAAGTAATTATATAGACATGCAAATGTAGATCATTTTGCAGAGaccttattttcttaaaacgGTCCCTCTAGTGGCCTTGTAATTATTGGTTAAGGATATTAAGAAATTTTTATTGTAAATCCCAGTATGTTTTGAAGTAGATTGGCTTCAAATGTTGGGATGGGTAAATCATAAAGTTTTTGGATTAAGAAATATTGCATGAGCAattcttttgtaattttgaattttgacaaACCTCTGTTGAAATCAAAATTAAGTTTAGGAAGGGAACTTTTTCATTTGAGAAAAATTTCATCAATAGCTACAACTCTCTCAAAACAACTaggaaaaattttcctttgtttttatcACATAAAGCAATATGTGGTTAAATCTTGCATATTTTGGCTTCTTTCGAGCATGAGATCAAAGTTCAAACCTACAACCAATGTTTTGAGAACTAAAAGTTTGTTCAAACGATCAAATTGTGAACTCACCATATCACTAGTTTTCTATTAAATCTGAAAGTCGATTGAACCGATTAAATCCAGTCAAGAACCAATTAAAATCGATTAAAAAAATGACCTTTTAAACTAActccttctattttttttctttattttgtatttaatgCTAAAATATattaagaaattaaaatctCTGACTCTAAGTTGTTGAATCATgaattaaaagcttattcgatTCGCTTAttgattcaaatttaaaattatttgtGTATAATACCACCTTTTGTGAGATGGaagaaataacaaaaaaatttgaCCCTTAGTCAAACGGACAAAGCgtcaataaaaataaatttaaaggGGTAAAGTGCTGCTCATCCCTAATTATAAGGGGAAATGTGGCGTATAAGCCACTTAACCCCGACGGGCACTTCACCTTGATGGGGGCGCTAAACTCTTAGCTTACTTTGACCGCGTCGGGAAGTATAACTGGTTTCATGAACgaataaattaaaaaagaagaaaaggagtcATCAATCAGGATTCAGGCCAAAATGTCTTTAAGGTCCTGTTGGAATTAGTGTCAATTTTATTaacactttctttttcttttttcaattgattaaacattttttttaaaaaaaaaaaaaaaaaaactgtttacAAGTGCTTATCGAGTTGCATCGTTTTTCGCAGTATTGCAAGATCAAGCGTCCAGCCACAATTTGTCAACATGGGGTGGACATTTGACCTGTCTAAAACTAAAGGCAAGGAATTCTTCAGCAAATTTCTTGCAAGTCAAAGAATTTAAAGCAAGCTGTAATTGTACATCTCATAGGCCAAAAATTCAGACTCAACAAGAAAGTAAtatcatttttaaattttatcaaatataaaCTCAAGAAATTAATTTTGAAACCATGCTTCACTATCACAAGATTTGCCTTGATATTTTGGTTTCATATAAGCAAGGCTAGTAATAttgttaaatttaaattttaataccGAAATAATTTTGTGGCTGATGtatcatacttttttttttttcaattttttcaaatcGAATGGGGTGGGAATTTAAGAATGGAGGGGGGACAGGAAAttagaatttcaaaattttaatttctgaATGTCAATCTGAATCACTAGACCAACTACTGATATATCATACTTACTCATATCCAGTCAAATCAAATACCATCACAATTTTTTAATTGAGATTTGTAGTCTCATACTTGACAAAATTTGCTATGCCATCAAAATCTGAACCGTACATGTAACTAGttaatattattgtattaatgCTTGAGGACCTAAGAAAAAAGTTGTTTATGTATGTTTTCCCCATTATGTATTTCATTATTTCATCAAAATTTCCTAATTTATCAACTTGTTTAAGGGGCCAGTTTTCCTTCTACGATCTTCAATCCTAATACCCAAATCATCTCACTTTTTGAAGTTTTCCTCTTTGGACAGCTCTTACATTGCCCTAGTCTATTGATTAAAATATAGCCGCCCTTTATTGGATTGACTACAACCGGTTCAATATATCACTTCCCGAGTTACTTGCTACCTGGATTTAACCTGCTAAGCAGTTTAATATTTTAATAGATTATAAGAAAACCGTTCCAAAAAAAAACCCCCTAAATAATTCTACTCAGTTTcagaaaagacaaaaaaaaattatcccctTCGAACGTGATTAAGATGGTAATTGTCTAAAATTCAGATGAAATTCTCTAAAAGacataattaaaatatgatTTTATCACtgttatttttcttaattagcaTCCTAGCTCCTGATTTGACCTTAGGATAAATCTCAGAAAAATTACTGtgatttatttgaattaatgCTTGATGAAGAGGGATGATTTCCTAGCTTAGTCTAGCATCTAATATTGCAGAATAATATGATAATTGTTAAgaaatatacaagaatggaGCTAGCTAATCACGCATTGGTTATTATTTTTACTTATATTTTCTATTTTACTCACCTTTTTCTTCTCAAATTGGATGTCATCTGCAGTTTTCAACTCATTGATCACAAACCCAAGTGCAATCAATGCAGCCGGTGGTATTGCCAAAAGCCCAAGCGACCCCTGCAAAATGCAGTGTGGAGTGGTATAAATTGCTTATTGAAATCTGTAAATCATTAGCAAAATTGCTttctaaaacccaaaaaaaaaaaaaagaattactaTTTGGTTTAGAGCgataaatgcagaaaataaaaGGACTAGCCTGAGCTCCGAGATGGTGAACAAAGAAACCACTTGAGGAGTACCCAATAAGTGCACCAACTGAGGAACAAAACCCACAAAGGCTTTGCATATCAGGAGCCAATGATTTGATTTCTATGCTTTTTCTTGCAATACAGGCATCAATGGTCACATCTGCAATGGCTACCCCAGTTGTTATTCCAATCAGAAATCCCAAAGCCAATGCAACTGCCAAATTACCACTCAAAGCCAAAAACAGTGCTGAAATAGCCCCTATAACACCAGCAAGTACAAAATATGGTCTTCTTTTGTAACCTTTGACAGGGAAAACATCTGTGAGTAGTCCCCAAATGGGCTTCATCACCCACGGAATGGAGTATAAGCTTATGAATAGCTGCACTGCCGAGGGCTGTACCTTTTGGACATCTTTCCAATAGTAATCTGAGACTACTTTGAAGAAAGATCCAGAGAAGCCTTGGCTTAGACCATAGACAAGAATAACGCCAAGAACAAAGGTTGAATCCAGTCTTGACGAGAGCATCTGAAGCCATtcaattggttcaagaatcacaGATTTTATTGAATGAGTTTTCACCAAGTTTGAGTTGGAGGGCTCCtcctctttttcattttcttgatcttcTGAGGCTGCAGCTAAGGGCTGTCCTGACTCATCAATATTGCTATTCGGTGTCTTTGGATTGAGCTCTTGAGTCTCTGAGGGACACATTTTGGAGATTCAGGCTTTCAATGAGAGATCATGGATCTGAATCTGAACTCATAAAGGAAAagtaggaaatttggatttcctgtAAGGGCAAGTGTTGACTTGCTAAAGTCAACTAAACATTTTGGGACAGCTGTTGATATGGTTTTATACCCTGTATCGTCTATAGTCGAGGAATCAAAAAGGTTTCAATGCAAACTAGTTGAAATTTGGACATGCAAATTGTCTGGCAAGACTTATAAAATAATGCAAGTGGATTTAATCCTTGTCTATATCTCACTGGTCACTGGTCATATATTCGTGctcatcatttttatttttgttttcacgTGTCTAACAAAAATATACATCATTCtcaaaggattttttttttatcttcttgtaTTAGTAACAACTCTTTATTAaaaattctcttctttttttttttaaaaaaaaaaagtgaagaaatGGTAAATAATCTAGAACTCTTTAACTTGAATGAATCCTCGGACTGCCCCTATCATTATTTAGTACTAGTATCATATTTGTGAGCTAGGCATCAAACCTTAACACATCAAACAAACAAGAGGTTCCAAAAATAGTTGCCAACGAAATCCCTTTCTTGCCTGCAAAAGGGACATTCATACTTAGGGGAGAATTAATTGTCTCAGCAAATACATATCCAACTGATCAGTGTAACCTGATCAGCAAAACTTGCTGCCTGCAAAGGTCATCAAGAGTGAAATTTGAACCCTTTATTTGAGACAGGGACAATTGTATTCTGAGCCATTTCTGGAACCTAATTGAAAACAATATTAGGATTGTCCAAACGGTAAAATTTGCATGTCCTAAAGTATAGTTACAATAGAATCACAATTAGCTAGGCTGTCTAAAtatgccttgtttggattgcattttcttggattttttgtagaaaaattactgtagcgatttgatgtatgtgaaaaaaaaatataatggaGAAATGTAATCACGGAAAACGACCCAATTTTTAGGCAAAAAATGGCTGCCCAAACGGGGCATGATCAACAGGAGATTGGACATTACTAGTTACTTAGTaaacaataatatttttcaaCTACTAAATGGTAAAAACTTGGATAACGTTGAACCAGATGATATATTCTTAGTAACCTGATATTTGCAAGGACTAGATCCTCCTCCACTTGAATTTCCTACGGTGCACGAATCCGTAAGGAAAAAAGAAGCATGATGATCATAAAACTAGAATTCTTAATTCTATTTACTGCTACTAAAATCAATGCACATTAACAAACATATAACTGACGTATGTATTGGACATAAATTATTTGGCTAAAATACTTAAACGAAGTCACTAAAGTTCACTGCTCAATGTCTCAAGGTAGTCCACTTTTCTTGAGATGTGAGGTT
It includes:
- the LOC113722531 gene encoding probable folate-biopterin transporter 6, whose translation is MCPSETQELNPKTPNSNIDESGQPLAAASEDQENEKEEEPSNSNLVKTHSIKSVILEPIEWLQMLSSRLDSTFVLGVILVYGLSQGFSGSFFKVVSDYYWKDVQKVQPSAVQLFISLYSIPWVMKPIWGLLTDVFPVKGYKRRPYFVLAGVIGAISALFLALSGNLAVALALGFLIGITTGVAIADVTIDACIARKSIEIKSLAPDMQSLCGFCSSVGALIGYSSSGFFVHHLGAQGSLGLLAIPPAALIALGFVINELKTADDIQFEKKKAIENLGTAVKGMCKTIQCPDVWKPSLYMYLSIALSISTHEGQFYWYTDPKAGPAFSQEFVGIIYAIGALASIVGVLIYHKTLKDYPFRSLLFFAQLLYATSGMLDLVFVLRWNLALGIPDYFFVIMEECVSRIISRIRWMPMMVLSSRLCPIGIEGTFFALLMCIDSLGSLTSKSAGGMVLHLFHVTRTNFKNLWVTLLIRNLLRFGTLALIFLVPNADHSSLVVPSDILKKTTNNSSRRDDDNLQLVPLNEKLEV